The following are from one region of the Acidobacteriota bacterium genome:
- a CDS encoding S9 family peptidase, with protein MMHLWLTDVDVEKTPASRRLTSGTAFTVDGFNPSPDGKKIVFSHRPKPFESAWGDSDISVIDLATRTVTPLVAQPGPDSNPMWSPDGTWILFNTAMRKPHHFYQNIELAKIPAEGGEITVLTSSFDEYPNALKWTQQGIYFNSSQKSLIHLFQLDPENGSITRVFDVPEIIVDISLTGDGQKAAITALDRTTLVEVYQTSLDSYNLVKVTDMTAQIENWPLGTREIISWESRDGTEIEGILWKPENYDSNRRYPLMVVIHGGPNTAARPMPVSGYVYPLVQWLAKGAVILEPNYRGSAGYGEQFRSLNVRNLGVGDAWDIESGVDVLVKTGIADKNRVGAMGWSQGGFISAFLSTNSKKFRAISMGAGISDWTMYYGNTDIHSFTLQYLQATPWEDPDVYAKTSPITHIKNAGTPTLIQHGEFDRRVPISNAYLMLRGLRDMGVETELIVYNGFGHGISKPKELLAAMWHNWQWFAKHIWDEDVELPLSKNLER; from the coding sequence ATGATGCATCTCTGGCTGACTGATGTGGATGTCGAAAAAACGCCGGCCTCCCGAAGGCTGACATCAGGAACAGCTTTTACCGTAGACGGTTTTAACCCGTCTCCGGATGGAAAAAAAATCGTTTTCAGCCACAGACCCAAACCTTTCGAGTCCGCCTGGGGTGATTCGGATATCTCTGTTATTGATCTTGCCACGCGGACGGTGACTCCGCTTGTCGCCCAGCCGGGCCCGGATAGCAACCCGATGTGGTCACCGGACGGGACATGGATCCTTTTCAATACGGCCATGAGAAAACCGCACCACTTCTACCAAAACATCGAATTGGCGAAAATTCCAGCTGAGGGAGGAGAAATCACCGTTCTCACATCCTCCTTCGATGAATATCCGAATGCACTCAAGTGGACGCAACAAGGGATCTATTTCAATTCATCGCAAAAATCCCTGATTCATTTGTTTCAGCTTGATCCTGAGAATGGTTCCATCACAAGAGTTTTTGATGTGCCGGAAATAATTGTTGATATCAGTTTAACCGGTGATGGTCAAAAAGCGGCCATAACAGCTCTTGACCGGACAACCTTGGTCGAGGTGTATCAAACATCCCTGGATTCCTACAACCTGGTCAAAGTCACCGATATGACGGCGCAAATCGAGAACTGGCCTCTTGGAACCCGGGAGATCATATCGTGGGAGAGCCGGGACGGTACCGAGATTGAAGGCATCCTCTGGAAGCCGGAGAATTACGATTCCAACCGCAGATATCCTTTGATGGTCGTCATTCACGGGGGGCCGAATACAGCCGCGAGGCCGATGCCGGTTTCCGGATACGTCTATCCGCTGGTGCAGTGGCTTGCGAAGGGTGCCGTCATCTTGGAGCCGAACTACCGCGGATCCGCGGGCTACGGGGAACAATTCCGATCATTGAACGTGCGCAATCTCGGCGTTGGAGACGCCTGGGATATCGAGTCGGGCGTGGATGTCCTTGTCAAGACCGGTATCGCGGACAAGAACAGGGTTGGTGCGATGGGTTGGAGCCAAGGCGGCTTCATTTCCGCCTTTTTAAGCACAAATTCGAAAAAATTCAGGGCGATTTCCATGGGGGCGGGCATCTCCGATTGGACGATGTATTATGGCAACACGGACATCCATTCTTTCACCCTCCAATATCTGCAGGCGACCCCCTGGGAAGATCCGGACGTTTACGCCAAAACATCGCCGATAACGCACATTAAAAATGCCGGGACGCCGACACTCATCCAGCATGGGGAATTCGACCGGCGGGTCCCGATTTCAAATGCCTATCTGATGCTGCGGGGATTAAGGGATATGGGCGTCGAAACAGAGCTGATCGTCTATAATGGATTCGGGCATGGTATCTCGAAACCGAAAGAACTTCTGGCGGCGATGTGGCACAATTGGCAGTGGTTTGCCAAGCATATCTGGGATGAGGATGTTGAACTTCCCTTGAGTAAGAATTTGGAAAGGTGA
- a CDS encoding M14 family metallopeptidase, whose product MKATIKTAAAVLAVFLIAAVLPAQKSGISVPLRFDHYYTLEQVYEALQALHKAYPALTTLEIAGKSDEGRPIYAMTVNNPKTGPALGKPGVYVDGNMHGNEIQGGEISLYLLDYLLGQYGKNDEVTRVVDSVCFYVVPVVNADGRHYFFTDPNTPSTNRSLRIPFDDDRDGLIDEDFPDDLDGDGNICMMRIRDPFGAWKTDPEDPRLMVRVKPGEQGEWTILGQEGIDNDGDGLINEDAEGYVDPNRNWGFDWAPPYVQTGSGEYPFQGTGLKALAEWIVDRPNICIGWSFHNFGGMYLRGPSRKGLGEYPPQDIAVLDFIGKQAERIMPGYRYLITWKDLYTTYGDSIEWLTYTMGAYAYVPEVFQAVSESFTGTSEKPALDPDAGEGMMAMLSSGVSDRERLKYSDHLTQGELYKPWTPFKHPTYGDIEIGGWVKMSSRLGAPFTIGDLVHRNAMVVIFSAKHVPEVTLEVTDIKPLGKNLFRVRTRLSNGRAMPTVSAIAQKINLHPKDMLKVEGKGAKVVAGGLLTDPYHDQVVYKKHRPDLQFLVVPGFGKIEHEFLVEGKGSITLKYESRWAANTTKTVELK is encoded by the coding sequence GTGAAAGCCACGATCAAGACGGCCGCCGCCGTCCTTGCCGTATTTCTCATCGCCGCGGTCCTGCCCGCGCAGAAGTCCGGAATCTCCGTTCCCCTGAGATTCGACCATTACTACACGCTGGAACAGGTCTATGAGGCCCTTCAGGCTCTCCACAAGGCCTATCCCGCCCTGACGACGCTCGAAATCGCCGGCAAGAGCGATGAGGGCCGTCCCATCTATGCCATGACCGTCAACAACCCCAAGACCGGCCCGGCTCTCGGAAAACCCGGCGTCTATGTCGACGGCAACATGCACGGAAACGAAATTCAGGGCGGTGAAATCTCCCTCTATCTTCTCGACTATCTCCTCGGCCAATACGGCAAAAACGATGAAGTGACCCGGGTCGTGGACAGCGTGTGTTTCTATGTCGTCCCCGTCGTCAACGCCGACGGCCGCCACTATTTCTTCACCGACCCCAACACGCCGAGCACCAACCGCAGCCTGCGCATCCCGTTTGACGACGACAGGGACGGCCTGATCGACGAGGATTTCCCCGACGACCTCGACGGCGACGGCAACATCTGCATGATGCGGATCCGGGATCCCTTCGGGGCCTGGAAGACCGACCCCGAGGACCCGCGGCTTATGGTCCGGGTCAAGCCCGGCGAGCAGGGCGAGTGGACCATCCTCGGCCAGGAGGGCATCGACAACGACGGCGACGGACTCATCAACGAGGACGCCGAAGGCTATGTCGATCCCAACCGCAACTGGGGTTTTGACTGGGCGCCGCCCTACGTCCAGACCGGCTCCGGAGAATATCCGTTTCAGGGAACGGGGCTCAAGGCCCTGGCCGAGTGGATCGTCGACCGGCCCAACATCTGCATCGGCTGGTCGTTCCACAACTTCGGCGGCATGTACCTGCGCGGACCCAGCCGGAAGGGGCTGGGAGAGTATCCGCCCCAGGACATCGCCGTCCTTGACTTCATCGGCAAACAGGCCGAGCGGATCATGCCCGGCTACCGCTACCTCATCACCTGGAAGGATCTTTATACGACCTACGGCGACTCCATCGAGTGGCTGACCTACACCATGGGCGCCTATGCCTATGTCCCCGAGGTCTTCCAGGCGGTTAGCGAATCGTTCACGGGCACATCCGAAAAACCGGCTCTCGACCCGGATGCCGGGGAAGGCATGATGGCCATGCTTTCGAGCGGCGTTTCCGACCGCGAAAGGCTCAAATACAGCGATCACCTGACCCAGGGCGAACTCTACAAACCTTGGACGCCCTTCAAACATCCGACCTACGGCGACATCGAAATCGGCGGCTGGGTCAAGATGAGCTCGCGACTCGGCGCGCCGTTTACGATCGGCGACCTCGTTCACAGAAACGCCATGGTCGTCATTTTTTCGGCCAAGCACGTTCCCGAGGTGACGCTCGAAGTGACGGATATCAAGCCGCTGGGGAAAAACCTCTTCCGCGTCCGCACCCGGCTTTCCAACGGCCGGGCCATGCCGACCGTGAGCGCCATCGCCCAGAAAATCAATCTCCACCCCAAGGACATGCTCAAAGTCGAAGGGAAGGGGGCCAAGGTCGTCGCCGGGGGATTGCTGACCGATCCCTACCACGATCAGGTCGTCTATAAGAAGCATCGGCCGGATCTCCAGTTTCTGGTCGTCCCCGGCTTCGGCAAGATCGAACACGAGTTTCTGGTCGAGGGGAAAGGCTCCATAACGCTTAAGTACGAGTCGCGTTGGGCCGCAAATACAACCAAAACGGTCGAGTTGAAGTAA
- a CDS encoding CocE/NonD family hydrolase, with protein sequence MRDGITLSADMWMPEPEGRYPAILIRTPYVKVSKYLAPLGAIFAPEGYVLIIQDVRGRGDSEGEFGFYFVEGRDGYDSIEWIAAQPWCDGNVGMMGSSYAAAVQWLAAREQPPHLKCIVPTAASAVYFEEFPYTGGAWAMQWALGWLNGTSGRVAQGGNLVGIDWEKLFWHRPLLTMDEAMGRNMKFYKEWLTHSTLDDYWKRIHFTVEDFQNIDIPALTVTGWFDVDQPGALTYWTHMRKHSPGKDKMNLIIGPWNHGETFFGGDTKEGELTFTKDSVLDMMGLHLRFFNHHLKGSAPDFNPPRARVYSTGMNIWREFDEYPPADMTFQKLYLRSGGQANTLLGDGTLSWNEPGMEPPDKYIFDPKDPIRMDKMPSSGYTDNRLIQIRKDVLVYTGERLSEPVDILGPVKAELFISSDAKDTDFIVKLLDVFPDGRAIELGRYGMGIKRARYRFGYEKEVLLTPGKTEKITIDLFDIGHTFLAGHKIRVEISSSAFPWINPNQNTGNPVATDKEWKTAHQTVFHDKTYPSHVILPIMPLKK encoded by the coding sequence ATGCGGGACGGCATCACCTTGTCCGCGGATATGTGGATGCCTGAGCCCGAGGGGCGCTATCCCGCGATTCTCATCCGGACACCTTATGTCAAAGTGTCGAAATATCTGGCTCCATTGGGAGCGATCTTCGCCCCGGAAGGATATGTGTTGATCATCCAGGATGTGCGGGGGCGGGGAGATTCGGAAGGAGAGTTCGGGTTCTATTTTGTCGAAGGCCGGGACGGATATGATTCCATAGAATGGATCGCAGCACAGCCTTGGTGTGACGGGAATGTCGGCATGATGGGATCTTCCTACGCCGCCGCCGTCCAGTGGTTGGCGGCCCGTGAACAACCCCCCCATCTGAAATGCATCGTGCCGACCGCGGCTTCGGCGGTCTATTTTGAGGAGTTCCCCTATACAGGGGGAGCTTGGGCCATGCAATGGGCTCTGGGCTGGCTGAACGGCACGTCAGGCCGTGTCGCCCAGGGGGGGAACTTGGTCGGGATCGACTGGGAGAAGTTATTCTGGCATCGCCCTCTGTTGACCATGGATGAAGCCATGGGACGGAACATGAAGTTTTACAAGGAGTGGCTGACGCACAGCACTCTTGATGATTATTGGAAACGCATCCATTTTACGGTCGAGGATTTTCAGAATATTGATATTCCGGCGCTGACGGTTACCGGTTGGTTTGACGTGGACCAGCCCGGCGCGCTGACCTATTGGACTCATATGCGCAAGCATTCGCCGGGAAAAGACAAAATGAATCTGATCATCGGTCCTTGGAATCACGGGGAAACGTTTTTCGGCGGAGATACGAAAGAGGGCGAACTCACCTTCACCAAGGATTCCGTTCTCGACATGATGGGGCTTCATCTGAGGTTTTTCAATCATCACCTGAAAGGATCGGCTCCGGATTTCAATCCTCCCCGTGCCCGCGTCTATTCGACGGGGATGAACATATGGCGTGAGTTCGACGAATACCCGCCCGCTGATATGACGTTTCAAAAACTGTACCTGCGCAGCGGGGGACAGGCCAACACATTGCTCGGCGATGGGACACTCTCGTGGAACGAGCCGGGAATGGAACCGCCGGACAAATACATTTTTGATCCGAAGGATCCCATACGTATGGATAAAATGCCGAGCTCGGGCTATACGGACAACAGGCTGATCCAGATCAGAAAAGATGTGCTGGTCTATACAGGAGAACGTCTTTCGGAGCCCGTCGATATTTTAGGGCCCGTCAAGGCAGAATTGTTCATTTCCAGCGATGCCAAGGACACCGATTTTATCGTCAAACTTCTCGATGTTTTTCCCGATGGGAGAGCGATCGAGCTGGGGCGGTATGGCATGGGTATCAAGCGGGCGAGATATCGTTTCGGTTATGAAAAAGAAGTCCTGCTGACGCCCGGAAAGACGGAAAAAATTACGATTGACCTGTTCGATATCGGCCATACCTTCTTGGCCGGCCATAAAATTCGTGTCGAAATCTCCAGCAGCGCCTTTCCTTGGATAAATCCGAATCAGAATACCGGAAATCCGGTCGCCACCGATAAGGAATGGAAAACAGCCCATCAAACGGTGTTTCATGACAAAACATACCCGAGTCATGTGATCCTGCCGATTATGCCGCTGAAAAAATAG
- a CDS encoding DUF5916 domain-containing protein: protein MNQESGGGGPNRPAAALSLAVGLLLVSSLAAGQEVRTASALKIDSPVIVDGVLDEEAWAGAPVLTDFVQFEPDRGAPASVRTVVRILYDDRAVYFGFENFDPEPDRIAARLSKRDGDLREDDAVVICLDTHADRRSCYFFLTNLLGTQFDGRITDNGLNTDSTWDGVWRSAARRTDEGWTAEIAIELSSLKYKPGRDRTWGLGLARIFPRRLESAFWQGVVDSPYRVSQFGLLTGLDLEKASKTLQVVPHIIGRLDDWKDGGLDGGLDVRYAFSQTVSGDLTVNPDFATVEADQEQINLTRFALSLPEKRNFFLEGSEIYQQRIRLFYSRRIGDISGGAKVYGKAGGLEFSALSAQTKRDEASGAGPANFSVVRMKTDIFKDSSVGFLAANRLVDGRNAGTAGIDTSLNFTNALRFTGQLALSYGDFRTGNAAFFLRPTIDTPTFHFHVRYSHLGEFFADNANAVGFIRDDNRREIDSSLDKTFWIKRGALERIAYDSNTNIYWGMDGTLRSWQIDQELEFDLRNRLSLEIEHQEEYKLYEKDFRNRLSEFTLGWNTREWQSARLSYGFGHNFDRDFELVTGSLNAKLTRDLALEYGLTRLVFDPDPSGDSTWIHSLRATHNFTNDLFLKFYGQVNSAIDKTSLQLLFVYRFKPPFGLVQLAWQRGSTVFGVAGRQEDALFMKFAWMF from the coding sequence ATGAATCAAGAATCCGGTGGCGGCGGCCCGAATCGCCCGGCCGCAGCGCTCAGCCTGGCGGTCGGGCTTCTTCTTGTCTCGTCCCTTGCGGCCGGGCAGGAGGTCCGGACGGCCTCGGCCCTCAAGATCGACTCTCCCGTCATCGTCGACGGCGTCCTTGACGAAGAGGCCTGGGCCGGGGCCCCGGTCCTCACCGATTTCGTCCAGTTCGAGCCCGACCGCGGGGCGCCGGCTTCGGTCCGGACCGTGGTCCGCATTCTCTACGATGACCGGGCCGTCTATTTCGGCTTCGAAAACTTCGATCCCGAGCCCGACAGGATCGCCGCCCGGCTGTCCAAGCGCGACGGTGATCTCCGGGAGGACGACGCCGTCGTCATCTGCCTCGACACCCATGCCGACCGGCGGTCCTGCTACTTCTTCCTCACGAACCTGCTGGGGACGCAGTTCGACGGCCGCATCACGGACAACGGCCTGAACACGGACTCGACCTGGGACGGTGTCTGGAGGTCGGCGGCCCGCAGGACGGATGAAGGCTGGACCGCCGAGATCGCCATCGAGCTTTCGAGCCTCAAGTACAAGCCGGGACGCGACAGGACCTGGGGGCTCGGGCTGGCTCGCATCTTTCCGCGCCGTCTCGAATCCGCATTCTGGCAGGGCGTCGTGGATTCGCCCTACCGGGTGTCCCAGTTCGGCCTCCTCACGGGGCTCGATCTCGAGAAGGCCTCGAAGACGCTCCAGGTCGTCCCCCACATTATCGGCCGGCTCGATGACTGGAAGGACGGCGGGCTCGACGGCGGCCTCGACGTCCGCTACGCGTTTTCCCAGACGGTTTCGGGCGATCTCACCGTCAACCCCGATTTCGCAACGGTCGAGGCCGACCAGGAGCAGATCAACCTGACCCGGTTCGCCCTCAGCCTGCCGGAAAAAAGGAATTTCTTCCTCGAAGGATCGGAGATCTACCAGCAGCGCATCCGGCTGTTCTATTCCCGGCGCATCGGCGACATCTCCGGAGGGGCCAAGGTCTACGGGAAGGCGGGCGGCCTGGAATTCTCGGCCCTCTCCGCCCAGACCAAGCGCGACGAGGCGTCGGGCGCCGGGCCGGCGAATTTCTCCGTTGTCCGCATGAAGACCGACATCTTCAAGGATTCGTCCGTCGGCTTCCTGGCCGCGAACCGGCTGGTCGACGGGCGGAACGCCGGCACGGCCGGAATCGACACGTCCCTCAATTTCACGAACGCCTTACGCTTCACCGGGCAGTTGGCCCTGAGCTATGGGGATTTCCGGACCGGAAACGCCGCCTTCTTTCTCCGGCCGACGATCGATACCCCGACATTTCATTTCCACGTCCGTTACTCCCACCTCGGAGAGTTTTTCGCCGACAACGCCAACGCCGTCGGGTTCATCCGCGACGACAACCGCCGGGAGATCGACTCCTCCCTGGACAAAACCTTCTGGATCAAGCGGGGCGCTCTCGAACGGATCGCCTACGATTCGAACACCAACATCTACTGGGGGATGGACGGGACGCTCCGGTCCTGGCAGATCGACCAGGAGCTCGAATTCGACTTGAGAAACAGGCTCTCCCTGGAGATCGAACACCAGGAAGAGTACAAGCTCTACGAGAAGGATTTCCGGAACCGCCTGTCGGAGTTCACCCTCGGCTGGAACACCCGGGAATGGCAGTCGGCCCGGCTGTCCTACGGCTTCGGGCACAACTTCGACCGCGACTTCGAGCTCGTGACGGGCTCGCTGAACGCCAAGCTCACCCGGGACCTGGCCCTGGAATACGGCTTGACCCGCCTGGTGTTCGATCCCGATCCGTCAGGCGACAGCACCTGGATCCATTCCCTGCGGGCGACCCACAACTTCACGAACGACCTCTTTCTGAAGTTCTACGGACAGGTCAACTCGGCCATCGACAAGACGAGCCTCCAGCTTCTCTTCGTCTACCGTTTCAAGCCGCCTTTCGGCCTCGTCCAGCTCGCCTGGCAGCGCGGCTCGACGGTCTTCGGCGTGGCCGGACGCCAGGAGGACGCGCTGTTCATGAAGTTTGCCTGGATGTTCTGA
- a CDS encoding M14 family metallopeptidase: protein MTPKKSLRPILVLLLAGFWLSQAAAADLAFDRYRNPQELNAALAEMARANPKIARTHALAKSAGGRDLVLLEIGPETAKTEKTFPGVFIAANMEGTVPISSEAALYLARIVLEKPEMRADRTWYILPCGNPDAHARFFKKPLYRDARNARPMNDDQDDAVDEDGPDDLDGDGLITRMRAKDPEGEWIPVPGEPRLMKRADWSKGEKGIWKLYPEGLDNDGDGRINEDPPGGVNVGTAFPHLFNHLAPDSGPWPGAEPETFALFQFFDTHREIGLTFVFGESNFCLAPPRGGRRGEADLNQIKIPERIAGFINADPDKTYTMAEVMELIQPLAPPGMEISESMIASFLGLGAVVNPLEDDLKFYKEFSDQYKEFLKAAKLDGKRLDPAPDKDGSFELWSYYHLGLPSFALDFWTLPLPPEEKKDDAFTPDSLEKMTNEDFIALGEERIDAFLKSSGAPDQFRAKQVIAAIQGGMMDTKKMAEMMKQMPKPPSPEGADPKEKALLAWSDKELGGKGFVDWKPFNHPTLGDVEIGGAVPFTDNTPPPAMIEGLLKGQVPWVVEIAKKMARIRIADTAVRRLGSSVYEIKVWIENTGDLPFPTAMARRNMRIIPAVLTLEGQGFEILEGKKRSLVPSVQPRSAQLVTWIVRADKPVKITVKAETQNAWGDSRPVDLGGAK, encoded by the coding sequence GTGACCCCTAAAAAATCCCTGCGTCCCATCCTTGTCCTTCTTCTGGCGGGCTTCTGGCTGAGCCAGGCGGCCGCGGCCGACCTCGCCTTCGACCGCTACCGCAACCCTCAGGAGCTGAACGCGGCCCTGGCGGAGATGGCCCGGGCCAACCCCAAGATCGCCCGCACCCACGCCCTGGCCAAAAGCGCCGGCGGCCGCGATCTCGTGCTGCTCGAGATCGGTCCCGAGACGGCCAAAACCGAAAAAACCTTTCCGGGCGTATTCATTGCGGCCAACATGGAGGGGACGGTCCCCATCTCGAGCGAAGCGGCCCTCTACCTGGCCAGGATCGTCCTTGAAAAGCCCGAGATGCGCGCCGACCGGACCTGGTACATCCTGCCCTGCGGCAATCCCGACGCGCACGCCCGCTTCTTCAAGAAGCCCCTCTATCGCGACGCCCGGAATGCCCGCCCCATGAACGACGACCAGGATGACGCGGTCGACGAGGACGGCCCGGACGATCTCGACGGAGACGGTCTGATCACCCGGATGAGGGCCAAGGATCCCGAAGGGGAGTGGATTCCCGTTCCCGGCGAACCGCGCCTCATGAAGCGGGCCGACTGGTCCAAGGGCGAAAAGGGGATCTGGAAGCTCTATCCCGAGGGCCTCGACAACGACGGCGACGGGCGGATCAATGAGGATCCTCCGGGAGGCGTCAATGTCGGGACGGCCTTCCCGCATCTCTTCAATCATCTTGCGCCCGATTCCGGCCCCTGGCCCGGAGCCGAGCCTGAGACCTTCGCCCTGTTCCAATTTTTCGATACCCATCGCGAGATCGGGCTGACCTTCGTCTTCGGCGAGTCGAACTTCTGTCTCGCCCCGCCCCGCGGCGGCCGGAGAGGGGAAGCCGATCTCAACCAGATCAAGATTCCCGAACGCATCGCGGGATTCATCAACGCCGATCCCGATAAAACCTACACCATGGCCGAGGTCATGGAACTCATCCAGCCGCTGGCGCCGCCCGGCATGGAGATCAGCGAGTCCATGATCGCCAGCTTCCTCGGCCTGGGCGCCGTCGTCAATCCCCTCGAGGACGACCTCAAGTTCTACAAGGAGTTTTCCGATCAATACAAGGAGTTCCTGAAGGCGGCCAAGCTCGACGGCAAGCGCCTCGACCCGGCCCCCGACAAGGACGGCTCCTTCGAGCTGTGGTCCTACTACCACCTCGGCCTGCCGTCTTTCGCCCTCGATTTCTGGACGCTGCCGCTGCCTCCCGAGGAAAAGAAGGACGACGCCTTCACGCCCGACAGTCTCGAAAAGATGACGAACGAGGACTTCATCGCCCTCGGCGAAGAGCGCATCGACGCCTTCCTGAAGTCGTCCGGCGCCCCCGACCAGTTCCGGGCCAAGCAGGTCATCGCCGCGATCCAGGGCGGCATGATGGACACGAAAAAAATGGCCGAGATGATGAAACAGATGCCGAAACCGCCGAGCCCGGAGGGCGCCGATCCCAAGGAAAAGGCGCTTCTCGCCTGGAGCGACAAAGAGCTCGGGGGCAAAGGCTTCGTTGACTGGAAGCCCTTCAATCATCCGACGCTCGGCGACGTCGAAATCGGAGGGGCCGTCCCGTTCACCGATAACACGCCGCCCCCGGCGATGATCGAGGGCCTGCTCAAGGGCCAGGTTCCCTGGGTTGTCGAAATCGCCAAAAAAATGGCCCGCATCCGGATCGCCGACACGGCCGTCCGGCGGCTGGGATCGAGCGTCTACGAAATCAAGGTCTGGATCGAAAACACCGGAGACCTGCCCTTCCCGACGGCCATGGCCCGGCGGAACATGAGGATCATCCCCGCGGTGTTGACGCTCGAAGGGCAGGGATTCGAAATCCTCGAGGGCAAAAAGCGCAGCCTCGTTCCCTCCGTCCAGCCCCGGAGCGCGCAGCTCGTAACCTGGATCGTTCGGGCCGACAAGCCCGTCAAGATCACGGTCAAGGCGGAGACGCAGAACGCCTGGGGCGATTCCCGCCCCGTCGACCTGGGAGGTGCCAAGTGA